CCGCGGTGAATGTAACGGATCTGGGAGTCCACCTGGATGCGGCTGCCGACGATCAGCGGCTTGTGGCCGCGGTTGTTGGGGTGGCCGGGCAGGATCATACCCTGGCGGTAAAGCATCTGCAGGACGGGAAATTCCGACAGGTTGCAGAAGCTGCCATTCTGCAACAGGTCGTCGGACAGCAAGATGGCGTTGGGGCCGCTTTCGAACTGGACGCCGTGGCGTTCCATGGGCACGATCAGGCCGCGCCGCATCAGGTGCTTGACCGAATCGGCCGGGCATCCGCAAAGCACGTAAAGGTCGGCAGGGACGCATTCCACCCAATAGACGCCCGCGGTCACGCAGACCTTGCGCAACAGGGGGCCGGCATCGGGCTTGGCCGGTCTAGGCTTGGCGGATCGCGAGCGGCTCACATCGCTTCCTTTCGGCATGGTGCCCCCCGGGCCACGGAACGGTTCCTTTCCCCAGAATTGCGCATGCCGGGGGACGAAGTCCAGGACTAGTCGGCCATGGATTGCGACGAATAGCGACGTCAGGCGAGGACCAGGTCGTCCCGGTGGATGATTTCGTCCGGCCCCGCGTAGCCCAGCAGGGATTCGATCTCGGCGCTCTTGTGGCCGGCGATGCGGCGGGCATCGTCGGCCGAATAGGCGGCCAAGCCGCGTGCCACCTCGCGGCCTTCGGCGTCGCGCACGGCGACCGAATCGCCCTGCTGGAACTGCCCCTCCACGCGGGCCACGCCGGCCGGCAGCAGGCTCTTGCCCGCCTTCAGGGCCTGCAAGGCGCCTGCGTCCACCACCAGGCTGCCGGTGGCCTTGAGCGAGCCGGAAATCCACAGCTTGCGGGCTGTGCCGGGATTGTTCCTGGGCAGGAACCAAGTGCAGCGCTCGCCGCCTTCGATGCGCCGGAAGGGATGAAGGCCGGCGCCCAGGGCGATCGCCATGCGACAACCGGCGTTCAGGCAGATCCGCGCCGCCGCCAGCTTGGTCACCATGCCGCCCGAGCCGTGGGCGCTGCCCGGATCGCCGGCCATGGCCTCGATCTCGGGGGTGATCTCGTCCAGTTCGGCAAGGAAACGGGCATCGGGGTCCTTGCGCGGATCGCCGGTATAAAGCCCGTCGATATCGGACAGCAGCAACAAGGTGTCGGCGCCGACCATGGCCGCCACCCGGGCCGCCAGGCGGTCGTTGTCGCCGAAGCGGATTTCGTCCACCGCCACCGTGTCGTTTTCGTTGATTACCGGCACCACCCCCAGACCCAGCAAGGTCTCCAGGGTCTGGCGGGCGTTCAGGTAGCGCTTGCGGTTCTCGCTGTCTTCGAGGGTCAGCAGCACCTGGGCGACGCCGAGACCGTGATGGCCGAGCGTTTCCTGATAGGCATGCATCAGGTGGACTTGGCCGGTGGCCGCGGCGGCCTGCTTCTCGTCCAGGCGCAGGGGCCGGTCGCCCAGCTTCAGGTGTCGGCGGCCCACCGCCACCGCGCCCGAGGTGACGAGCACCACCGCCTGGCCACGGGCACGGGCATCGGCCACGTCCTGGGCCAGCGCCTCCAGCCATTGGCGGTGCACGGTGCCGCGCACGGAATCGACCAGCAGGGCCGATCCGATCTTGACCACGATTCGCCGCGCCCGGTTCAGGTCGGCGGTGCTGCGGTCAGTCTTCATGGGCCTCCCCGGCTTGCCGTTCCTTGATGGTCGCCAACATGCGGCGCAGCGCCTCGGTCACGCCGATCCGTGCGACGCCGGAGACGACCGCCACCTTGCGCCTTGCGCTTTTCGCCAGCCTTGCCCGTCTGGTCTCGACTTCCTCTTCCGTCAAGGCGTCGCACTTGTTGAGGGCCAGCAGTTCGGGCTTCTTGTCCAGGCCGTGGCCGTAAGCCTTCAATTCCTTGCGCACCGTGCGCCAGGCGGCCACCGGGTCGTCCTGAGTGGCATCGACCAGATGCAGCAGGATGCCGCAACGCTCCACATGTCCGAGGAAGCGGTCGCCCAGCCCTGCGCCTTCGTGGGCGCCTTCGATCAGGCCGGGGATGTCGGCCAGCACGAATTCCTCGCCGTCCACCGTCACCACCCCCAGGTTGGGGTGCAAGGTGGTGAAGGGATAGTCGGCAATCTTGGGTTTGGCATGGGAAACGGCGGCCAGGAAGGTGGACTTGCCGGCGTTGGGCAGGCCGACCAGGCCGGCGTCGGCGATCAGCTTCAGGCGTAGCCAGACCCAGCGTTCCTCGCCCGGCCAGCCGTTGTCGGCGCGTCGCGGCGCCTGGTTGGTGGAGGTCTTGTAATGGGCGTTGCCGAAACCGCCGTCTCCGCCGCGGGCCAGCGTCATGCGTTGGCCGACCTCCGTCATGTCGGCGATCAGGGTTTCCTTGTCGTCCTCCAGGATCTGGGTACCCTTGGGGACACGGATCGTCACGTCGGCCGACGCGGCTCCGGTGCGGTTGCGGCCGGCCCCGTTGCCGCCCTTGCGGGCCTTGAAATGCTGCTGGTAGCGGAAGTCGATGAGGGTGTTGAGACCGTCGACGCATTCGACGATCACGTCGCCGCCGCGGCCGCCGTCGCCCCCGTCGGGGCCGCCGAATTCGATGAACTTCTCGCGCCGGAAGGCGACGCAGCCGTTGCCGCCGTCGCCGCTCTTCACGAAGATCTTGGCTTCATCGAGGAATTTCACGCCAGGTCACCGGAATCGAAAAGGGGAATGGCCGGCCATTCCCCTTGTCGCCAAGAAACCGGGATGGCCGGGGCCCGTCAGGAAGCCGCGGGCTCCACGATCACCACGACCTTGCCCTGGGACTTGGTCTCGAAGCGGACATTGCCGTCCACCAGCGAGAACAGGGTGTGGTCGCGGCCCATGCCGACGTTACGGCCCGGGTGAAACTGGGTGCCGCGCTGGCGAACCAGGATGTTGCCGGCAATCACGGCTTCGCCGCCGAATTTCTTCAGGCCCAGCCGCCTGCCTTCGGTATCGCGGCCGTTACGGGAACTGCCGCCTGCCTTCTTGTGCGCCATGGGGTGTTACTCCTCGGACTTCTTGGCCTTGGCGGCCTTCTTGGCCTTGCCTTCGGCCGGAGCGGCTTCCGCCTTCGGGGCCTTGGGTTCGAAGGCGGGCTTTTCGCCGGTCGGGCTGACGGCCAGCACGCGCAGCACGGTGATGTCCTGGCGGTGGCCGTTCAGGCGGCGGGAATTCTTGCGGCGGCGCTTCTTGAAGACCAGGATCTTGTCGCCCCTGGTCTGCGCCAGCACCTCGGCGAAGACGGCCGCCTTTTCGATGAAGGGCTTGCCGACGGTCGGGGCTTGGCCCTCGCCGCCGATCATGAGCACGTTGCCGAGCTCGATGACATCGCCGGCCATGCCGGCCAGCTTTTCGACGACCACCTTGTCGTCCTTGGCAACGCGGTACTGCTTGCCGCCCGTCTTGATCACCGCGAACATGTTCGCCCTGCCTTCGATCAAATCAACACAATACATACCCCCGGCGGACGGGTTGTCAACGGCTCTTTACAGAAGGGTGCGGAGCCGATAGAAAGCCACCTCCCGCGACAGCCGGCGCAAGCGGTCGCGGGAACGCGGAGGGGTGCCAGAGCGGTCGATCGGGCCGGTCTCGAAAACCGGTGTACCCGCAAGGGTACCGTGGGTTCGAATCCCACCCCCTCCGCCAATTTCAATGACTTAGCGGACAACGCCGTCCGCGCCGGCCTCCCGAAATTGCATTTCTGGCACAATTCTGGCACACTGGAGCGCCAGTGTCGGGAGCGGGGTGTGCCATGGGGGCCATGGTCCGCCGCCGGGACTATCCCCACGAATGGAAAACCTTCCCCAGCCGGGCCGAAGCCGAGGCCTGGGCGCGCGACGTCGAAAGCAAGATGGACCGAGGCGTCTTCGTCAGCATGGCGGAGGCCGAGAGCACGACCCTGGCGGATGCCCTGGATCGTTACGAACGCGAAGTGACCCCCAGGAAGAAAGGCGCCAAGCAGGAGAAATACCGCCTCGCCATCTGGCGCCGCGACAAGCTGGCCCTGCGATCTCTCGCCGGCATCCGCTCCTCCGATCTGGCCGCGTGGCGGGACCAGCAGCTGGAGGCCGGCTATTCCGCCTCCAAGGTGCGAAACGATCTGGCCCTGCTGGGGCACCTGTTCAACGTCGCCGCCGTCGAGTGGGGCATGGAGGGGCTCCGCAACCCCGTCCACAACAGCGGCTCAAGAAGGGCGAACAGGACAGACTGCTGGAGGCCTGCCGCGCCTCGCGCTCGACCTGGCTGGCGCCCATCGTGGTCTTGGCGATGGAAACCGGGATGCGCCTGGGGGAGATCGTTGGGCTCCAATGGGAGAATGTCGATTTCGGAAGCCGCGTGGCGGCCCTTCCCATGACCAAGAACGGCACCCGTCGCGAGGTGCCCCTGTCCTCCCGTGCCATCGTGACCCTGCGGAAACTTCCCAGGTCCATCGATGGGCGGGTTTTTCCCATCACCGACGAAGCGGTGAAGCGGGCCTGGCGCGCGGCCACCACCCGCGCCGACATCGAGGACCTCCGTTTCCACGACCTGCGTCACGAGGCCACCAGCCGCCTCTTCGAGAAGGGCCTGGATACCATGGAAGTCGCGGCCGTCACCGGCCACAAGACCCTGACCATGCTCCGCCGCTACACCCACCTGAAGGCGGCCGATCTGGCGAAGAAGCTGGGGTAGCCAGTCAAGGAAGGGAAGCAACCCGCATTTCTTAAAACAGTCGCGGATCGAAGCGAAACGGTCGCCGTGAGACGACCTTGATGCCCCGGGCCGCGGGATGCAGGGGATTGACGAGCAGGTTCCATTCCTCCGGCACGATGAAGGAGGGAACCCGAATCGCCGGGGACCGCCCCTCCCGGAGCCAGCGGTCGCCAAAGGAAAGGGGATCGTCCGCGCCTCCCGTCGGAAGGTCCTCGATTCCCATGTCGCCGAGTTCCGTGGACATCAGCTGGAAGTCGCGGGGCGCCATGTCGAGCGGCAGGTCGAGATGGACCCGCACCTCCAGGACGGCCAGGGCCGCCGACGAGGCGGTGTAGATCATCGGCCGGCCGGGGGAGTTCCAGCGTCCGCCGAAGATGCGGGCGCCTTCGCCATCCAGCGCCGCGTGGGCTTCGCGGGCCAGTCGCCACACCGGCATCAGGCGGCGATCCCGTGGGCGATGCGGCCGAGCAGGATCTCAACCTCGCGGGCACCTT
The sequence above is a segment of the Magnetospirillum sp. WYHS-4 genome. Coding sequences within it:
- the proB gene encoding glutamate 5-kinase; this encodes MKTDRSTADLNRARRIVVKIGSALLVDSVRGTVHRQWLEALAQDVADARARGQAVVLVTSGAVAVGRRHLKLGDRPLRLDEKQAAAATGQVHLMHAYQETLGHHGLGVAQVLLTLEDSENRKRYLNARQTLETLLGLGVVPVINENDTVAVDEIRFGDNDRLAARVAAMVGADTLLLLSDIDGLYTGDPRKDPDARFLAELDEITPEIEAMAGDPGSAHGSGGMVTKLAAARICLNAGCRMAIALGAGLHPFRRIEGGERCTWFLPRNNPGTARKLWISGSLKATGSLVVDAGALQALKAGKSLLPAGVARVEGQFQQGDSVAVRDAEGREVARGLAAYSADDARRIAGHKSAEIESLLGYAGPDEIIHRDDLVLA
- the obgE gene encoding GTPase ObgE, with the translated sequence MKFLDEAKIFVKSGDGGNGCVAFRREKFIEFGGPDGGDGGRGGDVIVECVDGLNTLIDFRYQQHFKARKGGNGAGRNRTGAASADVTIRVPKGTQILEDDKETLIADMTEVGQRMTLARGGDGGFGNAHYKTSTNQAPRRADNGWPGEERWVWLRLKLIADAGLVGLPNAGKSTFLAAVSHAKPKIADYPFTTLHPNLGVVTVDGEEFVLADIPGLIEGAHEGAGLGDRFLGHVERCGILLHLVDATQDDPVAAWRTVRKELKAYGHGLDKKPELLALNKCDALTEEEVETRRARLAKSARRKVAVVSGVARIGVTEALRRMLATIKERQAGEAHED
- the rpmA gene encoding 50S ribosomal protein L27, with product MAHKKAGGSSRNGRDTEGRRLGLKKFGGEAVIAGNILVRQRGTQFHPGRNVGMGRDHTLFSLVDGNVRFETKSQGKVVVIVEPAAS
- a CDS encoding site-specific integrase, whose product is MENLPQPGRSRGLGARRRKQDGPRRLRQHGGGREHDPGGCPGSLRTRSDPQEERRQAGEIPPRHLAPRQAGPAISRRHPLLRSGRVAGPAAGGRLFRLQGAKRSGPAGAPVQRRRRRVGHGGAPQPRPQQRLKKGEQDRLLEACRASRSTWLAPIVVLAMETGMRLGEIVGLQWENVDFGSRVAALPMTKNGTRREVPLSSRAIVTLRKLPRSIDGRVFPITDEAVKRAWRAATTRADIEDLRFHDLRHEATSRLFEKGLDTMEVAAVTGHKTLTMLRRYTHLKAADLAKKLG
- a CDS encoding RES family NAD+ phosphorylase, giving the protein MPVWRLAREAHAALDGEGARIFGGRWNSPGRPMIYTASSAALAVLEVRVHLDLPLDMAPRDFQLMSTELGDMGIEDLPTGGADDPLSFGDRWLREGRSPAIRVPSFIVPEEWNLLVNPLHPAARGIKVVSRRPFRFDPRLF